Proteins found in one Rhodobacteraceae bacterium D3-12 genomic segment:
- a CDS encoding 3-deoxy-D-manno-octulosonic acid transferase: MANPAIPPWSPPLKLRAFLVVWRLAWLVLMPVILGYLLLRGRREPLYRQRIAQRFGFHAKRSTPHVWVHAVSIGELRSAVPLIRALLARGDHVVTTHFTPAGLAEAERIFAADITAGMLSTAYVPFDYGLAFRRFFRAFRPRLGLVMEVEFWPGMITASRRAGVPLYLCNGQYPVKSYERDRNRFLSPANLAPGFAGVMVKSTLQAERFRTLGQPNIAITGEMRFEQPIPPAHISAATTVRPALAKTRRVITLASVVEAEDTLFIDAIKTTLAQSRDKPFFVYVPRSPARFDTVAQMIADAGLSAARRSDILDKNLTLTSAPDIDILFGDSLGEMYFYLALCDTAVTGGGFNPAGSHNIIEPLALGKPTLVGPEIWTIEYPAVEAIAAGLAQQVSAQNLPQALMAPNTPDRAKIDAFLAAHTGAVDKTLKALDSWS, encoded by the coding sequence TTGGCCAATCCCGCGATCCCACCTTGGTCTCCCCCGCTAAAGCTCCGCGCGTTCCTCGTGGTCTGGCGGTTGGCGTGGCTGGTGCTGATGCCGGTGATCCTTGGCTACCTGCTGCTGCGTGGCCGCCGCGAACCGCTCTATCGCCAACGCATCGCTCAGCGGTTTGGCTTTCACGCCAAACGCTCAACACCGCATGTCTGGGTCCACGCCGTCTCGATCGGCGAACTCCGCTCCGCCGTGCCGCTCATCCGCGCCTTGCTCGCGCGTGGCGACCACGTCGTCACCACACATTTCACCCCCGCCGGCCTCGCCGAGGCCGAGCGTATCTTTGCCGCCGACATCACCGCTGGCATGCTTTCAACCGCCTATGTCCCCTTCGACTACGGCCTCGCCTTCCGCCGGTTTTTTCGCGCCTTCCGGCCACGTCTGGGTCTGGTGATGGAGGTTGAATTCTGGCCCGGTATGATCACAGCCTCGCGTCGCGCAGGTGTGCCGCTCTATCTCTGCAACGGGCAATATCCGGTCAAAAGCTATGAGCGTGACCGCAACCGCTTTCTCTCCCCGGCCAATCTCGCACCAGGCTTTGCGGGCGTTATGGTCAAATCCACGCTTCAGGCCGAACGCTTTCGCACGCTCGGTCAACCCAACATCGCCATCACCGGCGAAATGCGCTTTGAACAACCCATCCCGCCTGCGCATATCTCTGCCGCAACCACCGTGCGCCCCGCCTTGGCCAAAACCCGCCGCGTTATCACCCTCGCCTCGGTGGTCGAAGCCGAAGACACGCTTTTCATTGATGCAATCAAAACCACCCTCGCCCAAAGCCGCGACAAACCGTTTTTCGTCTATGTCCCGCGCTCTCCGGCCCGCTTTGATACCGTCGCTCAAATGATCGCCGACGCCGGCCTCTCCGCTGCGCGCCGAAGCGATATACTCGACAAAAATCTGACCCTCACCAGCGCGCCCGATATCGACATTCTCTTCGGTGACAGCCTGGGCGAGATGTATTTCTACCTTGCCCTATGCGATACCGCAGTCACGGGCGGCGGTTTCAACCCTGCGGGGTCGCACAACATCATCGAACCGCTGGCCCTCGGCAAACCTACCCTCGTCGGCCCCGAAATCTGGACAATCGAATACCCCGCGGTTGAGGCTATCGCCGCAGGCTTAGCGCAACAGGTCAGCGCCCAAAATCTGCCTCAGGCGCTGATGGCCCCCAACACACCCGACCGCGCCAAAATCGACGCATTCCTCGCCGCCCACACAGGCGCCGTCGATAAAACCCTCAAAGCCCTCGATAGCTGGTCATAG
- a CDS encoding 3-deoxy-D-manno-octulosonic acid transferase gives MARPAGLALRGWLALSWLLQPLLPRHLKKRLKRGKEHPTRWREKLGHPSAARPDGQLIWMHAVGLGEALALRGLIARMQAQTKGLNFLVTSSTRASAEVFTRNLPPNTIHQFAPLDAPGPARRFLAHWQPDLSIWAEQELWPGLVYRTDRAAIPLALVNARMNDAAFERRARGAALYRDILPRFALISAQDAKTADHLATLGAPMVQTHGSLKPASPALTDAPADRAALMDTLNARPVWLAASTHPEDEALCIAAHATLLQTRPDALLVLVPRLPERAADILTTLQSADLTTARHSTNEPITSETQIYLADTFGELGLFYRLAHAAFIGGTMNDTEGHNPWEAARLGCAILHGPRTANFAADYAALDAANAAQLADQPDTLAAALTDPALVGQTANATALLDAHMDRIDQLCHKLTDLI, from the coding sequence ATGGCTAGGCCAGCTGGCCTTGCCCTGCGCGGCTGGCTGGCTCTGAGTTGGCTCTTGCAACCGCTCTTGCCCAGGCACCTGAAAAAGCGCCTCAAACGTGGCAAAGAACACCCAACCCGCTGGCGTGAAAAGCTCGGTCACCCCTCTGCTGCACGCCCCGATGGGCAGCTGATCTGGATGCATGCCGTCGGCTTGGGAGAGGCCCTCGCCCTGCGTGGCCTGATCGCGCGGATGCAGGCTCAAACGAAGGGCCTCAATTTCCTCGTCACCTCCTCCACCCGCGCCTCCGCCGAGGTGTTCACCCGCAACCTGCCGCCCAATACCATTCACCAGTTCGCCCCGCTCGACGCCCCCGGCCCGGCCCGCCGGTTCCTTGCCCATTGGCAACCCGACCTCTCCATCTGGGCCGAGCAAGAGCTTTGGCCGGGCCTCGTCTATCGCACTGACCGGGCTGCTATTCCCCTCGCCCTCGTCAACGCCCGCATGAATGACGCGGCGTTTGAGCGGCGCGCCCGTGGCGCCGCGCTCTATCGCGATATCCTGCCCCGCTTTGCCCTGATCTCCGCTCAGGATGCCAAAACCGCCGATCACCTCGCCACTCTCGGTGCGCCCATGGTGCAAACCCATGGCTCGCTCAAACCTGCCTCGCCCGCCCTCACCGACGCGCCCGCCGACCGTGCCGCCCTGATGGACACGCTAAACGCCCGCCCGGTCTGGCTCGCCGCCTCGACCCACCCCGAGGACGAAGCCCTCTGCATCGCCGCCCACGCCACGCTGCTCCAAACCCGGCCCGACGCGCTCCTTGTCCTCGTCCCCCGCCTGCCGGAGCGCGCGGCTGACATCCTCACCACCCTGCAATCCGCGGACCTCACCACGGCCCGGCACAGCACAAACGAGCCGATCACCAGCGAAACCCAAATCTACCTCGCCGATACCTTTGGCGAACTTGGCCTGTTCTATCGCCTTGCCCACGCCGCGTTTATTGGCGGCACCATGAACGACACCGAAGGCCACAACCCGTGGGAGGCCGCCCGCCTCGGCTGCGCCATCCTGCACGGGCCCCGCACCGCCAATTTCGCCGCCGATTACGCCGCGCTTGACGCTGCCAATGCCGCGCAACTGGCCGACCAGCCGGACACGCTCGCCGCCGCTCTCACCGATCCCGCGCTGGTAGGCCAAACCGCCAATGCCACCGCTCTGCTTGATGCTCATATGGACCGCATCGACCAACTGTGCCACAAGCTCACAGATCTCATCTGA
- the neuC gene encoding UDP-N-acetylglucosamine 2-epimerase, whose amino-acid sequence MQKRLLFVTGTRADFGKIEPLALAARDAGHDVSIFVTGMHMLDRYGLTKIEVHRTPGVTVHEFLNQRLGDPQDMVLAKTVLGFSDFIAEHRPDLVVVHGDRVEALACALVCATNYIRCAHIEGGEVSGTIDEVFRHCNSKLAYCHFVSSQAAARRVMALGEPEHSIYPIGSPELDFHSQASGVSIDAVRAHYAIPFDDFGICTFHPVTSEADTMGAQAKSLFSALEASGRNFVVILPNNDPGSEDILAAINALPKDRFRAIPSMRFAHFSEAMKHAACIVGNSSAGVREAPFLGIPSLDIGTRQNNRSTGASITFCKASDTATITDFLTREWGQRHAPDAAFGEGNAAARFVEVLADPAFWSRSLQKEFHDYG is encoded by the coding sequence ATGCAAAAACGCCTCCTTTTCGTCACCGGCACCCGCGCCGATTTCGGCAAGATCGAACCCCTCGCGCTGGCTGCACGTGACGCGGGCCACGACGTCAGCATCTTTGTCACCGGCATGCACATGCTCGACCGCTACGGGCTGACCAAGATCGAAGTCCACCGCACCCCCGGCGTCACCGTGCATGAATTCCTCAACCAACGCCTTGGCGATCCGCAAGACATGGTGCTGGCGAAAACCGTGCTGGGCTTCTCCGATTTCATCGCCGAACACCGCCCCGACCTTGTCGTCGTGCATGGTGACCGGGTCGAAGCCTTGGCCTGCGCGCTCGTCTGCGCCACCAACTACATCCGCTGCGCCCATATCGAAGGCGGCGAAGTCTCCGGCACAATCGACGAAGTCTTCCGCCACTGCAATTCCAAGCTGGCCTATTGCCACTTCGTCTCATCCCAAGCCGCCGCACGGCGTGTCATGGCGTTGGGCGAACCGGAACACTCGATCTATCCCATCGGCTCGCCCGAACTTGATTTCCACTCACAAGCCTCCGGGGTCAGCATCGACGCGGTGCGCGCCCATTACGCCATCCCGTTTGACGATTTCGGCATTTGCACCTTCCACCCTGTGACATCCGAGGCCGACACCATGGGCGCACAGGCGAAATCACTGTTCTCCGCACTCGAGGCATCAGGGCGCAATTTCGTGGTGATCCTGCCCAACAATGACCCCGGCTCCGAAGACATCCTCGCGGCCATCAACGCCCTGCCCAAAGACCGCTTCCGCGCCATTCCCTCAATGCGCTTCGCCCATTTCTCCGAAGCCATGAAACACGCCGCCTGTATCGTCGGGAATTCCAGCGCGGGCGTGCGCGAAGCGCCCTTCCTCGGCATCCCCTCGCTCGACATCGGCACGCGGCAAAACAACCGCTCCACCGGCGCGTCGATCACCTTCTGCAAGGCATCTGACACAGCCACCATCACCGATTTCCTGACCCGCGAGTGGGGCCAGCGCCACGCTCCCGACGCCGCCTTTGGCGAAGGCAACGCCGCCGCGCGGTTTGTCGAAGTGCTGGCCGACCCCGCCTTCTGGTCGCGCAGCCTGCAAAAGGAATTTCACGATTATGGCTAG
- a CDS encoding tyrosine-protein phosphatase: MRKFRDMIAHRVDTPKSRLASVLYTEFVDHAVLRHLWTNEARIGEGVTRANHPTWARLKRFKKRGGKTVLSLRGALHMAQNVLEVDQCRRLGLNLVTMSMTSGQLPEKETVLELIDVLARAERPVLMHCKSGADRTGIAAGIYLLHFEGAAPEAAAKQLTWRHVHNKFSHKGQLKRFFELYQPAYAQGVPFIDWVRDSYDPRA; the protein is encoded by the coding sequence ATGCGAAAATTCCGCGACATGATTGCGCATCGCGTGGATACGCCTAAATCGCGGCTGGCGTCGGTGCTGTATACCGAGTTTGTCGACCACGCGGTCCTGCGCCATCTGTGGACCAACGAGGCCAGGATCGGCGAGGGGGTGACGCGCGCCAATCACCCCACATGGGCGCGGTTGAAGCGGTTCAAGAAGCGCGGCGGCAAGACGGTTTTGAGCCTGCGCGGGGCGTTGCATATGGCGCAGAACGTGCTGGAGGTGGATCAGTGCCGGCGGCTTGGGCTGAACCTCGTTACGATGTCGATGACATCGGGGCAACTGCCGGAAAAGGAAACCGTTCTTGAGCTGATCGACGTGCTGGCGCGGGCCGAGCGCCCGGTGTTGATGCATTGCAAGTCCGGGGCCGACCGCACCGGGATCGCCGCCGGGATTTACCTGTTGCATTTCGAGGGGGCCGCGCCCGAGGCGGCGGCCAAGCAGCTCACCTGGCGGCATGTGCACAACAAATTCTCGCACAAGGGCCAGTTGAAGCGGTTTTTCGAGCTTTATCAGCCGGCCTATGCCCAAGGGGTGCCGTTCATCGACTGGGTCAGGGACAGCTATGATCCGCGCGCCTGA
- a CDS encoding glycosyltransferase family 29 protein, translated as MNWDRIRSFPRKYFWQAPRALVLKLSRNSDARMKALIGERSVAIVGNARSLLSTDYGARIDGEGVVVRLNKGFVRDTVAQGTRTDIVSLSPEVSADEIAQHFDPSLICMLTPKLRHLHLTRADQLRKVVFYPFRFWQADRGLIGRRPSSGFMMISWLLRLGLEGRITLYGFDFGATETYYNPAGYQTPHDFAAEGRIIEGWEAEGRLTIVRA; from the coding sequence ATGAATTGGGACCGTATCCGCAGCTTTCCTCGCAAGTACTTCTGGCAGGCGCCGAGGGCGCTTGTTCTGAAGCTGTCGCGCAATTCGGATGCGCGGATGAAGGCGCTTATCGGGGAGCGGTCGGTTGCGATTGTCGGCAATGCGCGCAGTCTGCTTTCCACCGATTATGGAGCGCGGATTGACGGCGAAGGCGTTGTGGTCAGGCTTAACAAAGGCTTCGTGCGGGATACGGTGGCGCAAGGAACGCGCACAGATATTGTATCGCTGTCGCCGGAAGTGAGCGCGGATGAGATTGCACAGCACTTTGACCCGTCTTTGATTTGCATGCTGACGCCGAAGTTGCGTCATTTGCATCTGACGCGGGCGGATCAGCTTCGCAAGGTGGTGTTTTACCCCTTCCGGTTTTGGCAGGCGGATCGCGGGCTTATCGGGCGGCGGCCGTCATCCGGCTTCATGATGATCAGCTGGCTGTTGCGCCTAGGGCTTGAGGGGCGGATCACGCTCTATGGTTTCGATTTCGGCGCGACAGAGACCTATTACAATCCGGCGGGCTATCAAACGCCGCATGATTTTGCCGCCGAGGGGCGGATCATCGAGGGCTGGGAGGCCGAGGGGCGTTTGACGATTGTGCGGGCGTGA
- a CDS encoding class I SAM-dependent methyltransferase: MRELNDARRHDILQLLGDRTGLVGVELGVAGGGYSKRMVESGRFSTFFGVDMYADTHDVTQYKSALRHVGLLAPYKLLRMSFAEAYDLFDDESLDFIYIDGYAHSGQEGGETIWHWARKVKPGGLIAGDDYHTDWPLVKEAVDLFAQTTGFELCVTTVVEPDIDYAAHPTWGMIKTAAVTGEPPAELVTRGKAAAAKVARKRALGKKLGDWLHGLVGDERYQRLREWNRARKARRKERKR, translated from the coding sequence ATGCGTGAACTCAATGACGCGCGGCGTCACGATATCCTCCAGCTTCTGGGCGACCGCACCGGCCTCGTCGGCGTCGAACTCGGCGTGGCGGGCGGCGGCTATTCCAAACGCATGGTCGAAAGCGGGCGGTTCTCCACCTTCTTCGGCGTCGACATGTATGCCGACACCCATGACGTCACCCAATACAAAAGCGCCCTGCGCCACGTCGGCCTACTCGCCCCCTACAAACTCCTGCGGATGAGCTTTGCCGAAGCCTACGACCTGTTCGACGACGAGAGCCTCGATTTCATCTATATCGACGGCTACGCCCACTCGGGTCAGGAAGGCGGCGAAACCATTTGGCACTGGGCACGCAAGGTCAAACCCGGCGGGCTAATCGCCGGTGATGACTACCATACCGACTGGCCACTGGTGAAAGAGGCGGTCGATCTTTTTGCCCAAACCACCGGTTTCGAGCTTTGCGTCACAACCGTGGTCGAACCCGATATCGACTACGCCGCACACCCCACATGGGGCATGATCAAAACCGCCGCCGTCACCGGCGAACCGCCTGCCGAACTTGTCACCCGTGGCAAGGCCGCCGCAGCCAAGGTCGCGCGCAAACGCGCCTTGGGCAAGAAGCTGGGCGATTGGCTGCACGGTCTGGTCGGGGACGAACGCTACCAACGCCTGCGCGAATGGAACCGCGCCCGCAAGGCCCGCCGCAAAGAGCGCAAACGCTAA